TCGTTAGACCGTAATCGATAAAAAGAATGTGAACTACGAATTTTACGGATGTACGCGCATACCTTTTTGTGAATTCTCGCGGCTGCTCAAGAACGACGAATCAAGAACCCTGAACTCCAAAAAAATACCCTATGACAAAAGAACTCCCCCTTACCGTTTACTCCCCTGAATCTGGCTTAAGCAATCCGTGCCAGCTGCTGAAAGAGCTGATTCGGGATATGTTTTCGCCGCAGACGCATGAACTGGCCATTGCACTGCTGAAACGTGATATCAAGGGGCAGTATCGCATGAGCTTTTTAGGTTTGCTATGGATGTTTGTTCCCGTCATCGTCAATACCTTTGTCTGGGTATTTCTCAATAAGCAGAATGTATTAAATGTGGGAACAACCAGTATTCCTTATCCCGTTTATGTGTTTGCCGGCACACTGATGTGGAATTCCTTCACGCAGGGACTTACCGCTCCCATTGGTGCCGTTAACAAGGAGCGGGGCATGCTGACTAAATTGCAATTTCCCCGCGAAGCCCTGCTTGTGACCGGCCTCGCCAAACTGCTTTTCGATACCATTGTTCAGTTAGCTGTGTTTTTGCCGGTATTTCTCTGGTATCACATGCCGCTGACCAGCTGGTTGCTGCTCATACCTGTCGTGGTCATTGCCACTCCCTTCTGCGGCTATGCCATCGGTGTTATGTTGACTCCCGCAGCGCTCTTGTTCAGTGATCTCGTATATATGATTCCTTTTGTGGTACGCTTCTGGTTTTTTCTCACCCCCATTATCTACCCGGTACCCCACAATGGACTCATCGGATGGATTGCCCGCCTGAATCCGGCTACGCCATTGATTGTCACCGCCCGTGATGTGCTCTCCGGCCAACCCCCCAC
This genomic window from Spartobacteria bacterium contains:
- a CDS encoding ABC transporter permease is translated as MTKELPLTVYSPESGLSNPCQLLKELIRDMFSPQTHELAIALLKRDIKGQYRMSFLGLLWMFVPVIVNTFVWVFLNKQNVLNVGTTSIPYPVYVFAGTLMWNSFTQGLTAPIGAVNKERGMLTKLQFPREALLVTGLAKLLFDTIVQLAVFLPVFLWYHMPLTSWLLLIPVVVIATPFCGYAIGVMLTPAALLFSDLVYMIPFVVRFWFFLTPIIYPVPHNGLIGWIARLNPATPLIVTARDVLSGQPPTMLPQYFITVGACMLLCFAGLIIYRLAMPIVIERMSA